One stretch of Mastomys coucha isolate ucsf_1 unplaced genomic scaffold, UCSF_Mcou_1 pScaffold12, whole genome shotgun sequence DNA includes these proteins:
- the LOC116086422 gene encoding uncharacterized protein LOC116086422, which yields MDFSLLCILHVLMLPRWSQESESLQRINHKNYETAILGRNVTIFCNLTSLANVLQITWQKIQDSLPHNIGTYSHKYGEKILSPYANRLQCKILEPSASFMTIQGVTFEDEACYKCLFNTFPQGSHGGQTCLNILTVSELVTELQSAPGSEDLHKLHCSAVGKPAPGISIYPSQVMVQPPQEYFAQNANATVTVTKIYSISLKTAWSLGLQNLVVSMTHPVRNEEKIVHLPVNERGSMNPCLNWVIVATAFIILFFVSCIINVVLYINFQKKRSENLPDPSSTQTSNTISTPKPTPPSTESENLINQHHQTDIIGSMYIFMSLDILYGSFQIKSCIG from the exons ATGGACTTTTCACTCCTTTGCATTCTCCATGTCTTAATGCTTCCTCGCTGGTCACAAGAATCAG AATCTCTACAGAGAATAAATCACAAGAATTATGAAACAGCTATCCTGGGAAGAAACGTGACCATCTTCTGCAACTTGACAAGTCTGGCAAATGTTTTGCAAATCACCTGGCAGAAAATCCAAGACTCTTTGCCTCATAATATTGGCACTTACAGCCATAAATATGGAGAAAAGATTCTCTCACCATATGCAAACAGGCTGCAGTGCAAGATTCTGGAACCCAGCGCCTCTTTCATGACCATCCAAGGAGTAACATTTGAAGATGAAGCCTGCTACAAGTGTCTGTTTAACACTTTTCCACAAGGCAGTCATGGAGGACAAACCTGCCTTAACATTTTAA CTGTATCTGAACTAGTAACGGAACTccagtctgctcctggctctgAAGATCTTCATAAACTTCACTGTTCAGCCGTGGGAAAGCCTGCCCCTGGAATCTCCATTTACCCTTCACAAGTCATGGTGCAGCCACCACAAGAGTACTTTGCTCAGAATGCCAATGCCACAGTGACTGTCACTAAAATCTACAGCATCTCTTTGAAAACTGCATGGTCCCTGGGTCTCCAGAACCTGGTTGTGTCCATGACTCACCCCGTAAGAAACGAAGAGAAGATAGTCCATCTGCCAGTCAATGAAAGAG GTTCTATGAATCCTTGTTTAAACTGGGTGATAGTTGCAACTGCattcatcattttgttttttgtctcatGCATCATCAATGTTGTCCTCTATATTAATTTCCAAAAGAAAAG GTCAGAGAACTTGCCTGACCCATCATCAACACAGACGTCTAATACAATATCAACTCCGAAGCCCACACCACCATCAACAGAGAGTGAGAACTTAATAAACCAACACCACCAGACAGATATAATTGGaagtatgtatatttttatgtcacTAGATATTCTTTATGGATCATTTCAAATTAAATCATGCATTGGCTAG